Proteins encoded together in one Penicillium digitatum chromosome 1, complete sequence window:
- a CDS encoding GTPase activating protein for Arf, putative, translated as MAPGISKREQARNEKTLAELIRTIPGNDRCADCDALSPGWASWNMGIFLCMRCAALHRKLGTHISKIKSLTMDTWTSEQVDSMKSHGNTIMNQLNNPRGIKPPVPTDIDEADACMERFIRQKYQHRSLENGKPKPPSREDSSYSNYRPLSPVETRKNGYTSPGGSPPPPPPKTGKHFKFGLRSSSSTSNLRRFSGKPRVSSPTSENGAWSPPLPSRRMTGLGAPVADVTTASFESKMAALQQMGFTDDGRNEMVLKGLHEDLDRAIETLVRLGEGGNPASRSRTPAGTSSGASAHITISKPETSKNPFPVTTDNTFPEVSNNPFDRVFSNPVAQSQTQQSQTAAYNPFDQLSSNPASTFSLESSFQGLQVSQPLFPHSTGGYPNQKSSMQHSVYQQPYTPPVTSTFSPSSYVNSPQLVNSYNPFDQAPLQPQGGLASQAYSNPNMPQTNPFFNTAPQNQPMQPQQQQMTPFAAQPGGFAPPRHANTMPFVSSASPFGTSTPFQAQQQPSNGLGAYNPFQQGPAPNTASNTSGYPSQFQSHPQPQQTQQLMPQPTGMDKNSILSLYNMGPTQSSMTPIPEQHQQSTQPQAQASTMNPYSQSSNPYTSMSQPQQVTNFQPQLPAANSQSTTSNNPFFGTAPTGSGSGLAAQAGINPYQPQSSGLGIGGIDGQTGAVTSPRTTQALGTNNSPFSGMSSPQFAGANSSPFAGGQSPFSGPPPTKSAFPRSHMSQPSVDVSGLQNGRHSPDAFANLSARYG; from the exons ATGGCTCCCGGCATCAGCAAGCGCGAGCAGGCGCGGAATGAAAAGACCCTGGCGGAGCTGATCCGCACCATTCCTGGCAATGATCGATGTGCCGATTGCGATGCCCTATCCCCAG GATGGGCAAGCTGGAAT ATGGGCATTTTCCTTTGCATGCGGTGCGCCGCACTGCACCGAAAGCTGGGCACACATATTTCCAAGATCAAATCCTTAACCATGGATACATGGACATCAGAGCAAGTCGAT AGTATGAAATCGCACGGTAACACTATTATGAACCAATTAAATAACCCGCGGGGGATTAAGCCGCCAGTTCCCACCGATATTGACGAGGCCGATGCGTGCATGGAACGGTTTATCCGGCAGAAATATCAACACCGCTCGTTGGAAAATGGGAAGCCAAAGCCCCCGAGCAGGGAGGATTCGAGTTACTCCAACTATAGGCCTCTGTCCCCTGtggaaacaagaaaaaaTGGCTACACATCTCCCGGGGGttctccccctccccctccgcCCAAGACTGGAAAGCATTTCAAGTTCGGTCTACGGTCGTCATCCTCTACCTCGAACCTCCGCCGGTTTAGCGGCAAGCCCAGGGTGTCTTCGCCTACCTCGGAAAATGGAGCCTGGTCACCACCATTGCCATCCAGGAGGATGACTGGGCTTGGTGCGCCTGTCGCCGATGTGACCACAGCATCTTTCGAATCTAAAATGGCGGCATTGCAGCAGATGGGTTTCACCGATGACGGACGAAACGAGATGGTTCTGAAGGGACTACATGAGGATCTGGATCGAGCGATCGAAACACTGGTTAGGTTGGGCGAAGGAGGCAATCCTGCATCAAGATCCAGGACCCCGGCCGGGACAAGCAGTGGTGCCTCTGCACATATAACAATCTCGAAGCCTGAGACGTCCAAAAACCCATTCCCGGTCACAACCGACAACACATTCCCCGAGGTTTCTAACAACCCATTTGACCGGGTGTTTTCAAATCCTGTCGCCCAGTCGCAAACTCAGCAATCACAGACCGCGGCGTACAACCCATTCGATCAGCTAAGCTCGAATCCGGCATCTACATTTTCTTTAGAATCATCCTTCCAGGGCCTGCAAGTCTCCCAACCCTTGTTCCCCCACTCTACCGGTGGATATCCGAACCAGAAAAGCTCCATGCAGCACTCTGTATATCAACAGCCCTATACGCCTCCGGTCACATCGACATTCTCGCCATCTTCTTATGTTAATTCGCCTCAGCTAGTGAACAGCTACAATCCATTCGACCAGGCACCGCTGCAGCCGCAGGGTGGCTTGGCCAGTCAGGCATATTCAAACCCCAATATGCCGCAAACGAACCCTTTCTTCAACACTGCGCCGCAAAACCAACCCATGCAGCCGCAACAGCAGCAAATGACCCCGTTCGCAGCGCAACCAGGGGGCTTTGCACCCCCTCGCCATGCAAATACCATGCCCTTCGTGTCTTCCGCCTCGCCGTTTGGAACATCTACCCCTTTCCAAGCACAGCAGCAGCCATCAAATGGGTTGGGAGCTTACAACCCGTTCCAGCAAGGGCCGGCGCCGAACACAGCGTCGAACACAAGCGGCTATCCCAGCCAATTCCAGTCCCACCCGCAACCACAGCAGACACAGCAACTCATGCCTCAACCCACTGGAATGGACAAGAACAGTATTCTTTCATTGTACAATATGGGCCCTACGCAGTCCAGTATGACCCCTATTCCCGAGCAACACCAGCAATCTACGCAGCCCCAGGCCCAAGCCTCCACGATGAATCCCTATTCTCAATCATCAAACCCATACACATCCATGTCTCAGCCTCAGCAAGTCACAAACTTCCAACCCCAGCTACCTGCCGCCAACTCTCAGTCTACCACATCTAACAATCCATTCTTTGGCACCGCCCCCACAGGCAGCGGATCCGGCCTTGCCGCACAAGCAGGCATCAATCCATACCAACCGCAATCATCCGGGTTAGGAATTGGCGGCATCGACGGCCAAACCGGGGCCGTAACCAGCCCCAGAACTACTCAGGCCCTGGGAACGAACAACTCCCCATTTTCGGGAATGAGTAGTCCCCAATTTGCAGGAGCCAATAGCTCCCCATTTGCTGGAGGCCAGTCCCCTTTTTCAGGCCCGCCGCCCACGAAGTCGGCGTTTCCACGGTCACACATGAGCCAGCCGAGCGTCGATGTGAGCGGCCTGCAGAATGGTCGCCATAGCCCTGATGCCTTTGCTAATCTGAGTGCTCGCTATGGTTGA
- a CDS encoding GPI mannosyltransferase 3, translating into MSTTNFPSRALQTPRASTPNILLLLIAFRLVNAFVVRTFFQPDEYFQSLEPAWDIAFGQGQGAWVTWEWRHQLRSSLHPFLFAALYKSADFLASTFRVSPATRAELLIATPKTAQAVVAAIGDFYTWKLAVRVYGNDSRGSWTTLVATVLNPWQWFCSTRTLSNCLETTITIVALELWPWQWSVGSTAGDRRYKNATNQMRGTNRDQSEILSLHKCLPLAALACILRPTNILVWATLASLAWLRTSWPQRKIFILQVIVCGSAILAVSSVADRLFYGIWTFPPLRFLYFNIAQSLAVFYGSNDWHYYISQGYPLLLTTLLPFAVIGLYTTLTARNSTAGDSLQAAIQVQLAIVCLLMPFVLSLISHKEVRFIYPLLPCLHILAAPPLEQFFSPAIYSRTNPRHTPRRLILIFLVLVNVVIALYTTLYHASGTLDVLSYLRQQHQAHSVPTPKRRSNSISEVGISAGFLMPCHSTPWRSHLVYPTISAWALSCEPPIDLNATQKAVYRDEADQFYDDPDQFLRQNMAGGLRHLPRRPSYIAATHHSASGKTSDKTLVHEWPDYLIFFAQLEPTLHTLLRGSHYDECWRTFNTAWHDDWRRRGDIVVWCLDRVEQDAWRSNTQRHAQQSRDKQFDRIVEAFKQEGRKQKEKSWMGFHASSTPWSASPPPFLASWRRSVKSFFSSPPKSSISWPWRPPTRWETFVARLSFSKQKPSWLSWLPSWLGGAKKRPTETELWS; encoded by the exons ATGTCTACAACAAATTTTCCGAGCCGCGCGCTTCAAACCCCCCGCGCTTCCACTCCTAACATACTCCTTCTCCTCATCGCCTTCCGTCTCGTCAATGCATTCGTAGTTCGGACCTTTTTCCAGCCAGATGAATACTTTCAGTCCCTGGAGCCAGCTTGGGATATCGCGTTCGGTCAAGGTCAAGGGGCCTGGGTGACATGG GAATGGCGGCACCAACTCAGATCCTCGCTGCATCCTTTCTTGTTCGCCGCTCTCTATAAATCCGCCGATTTTCTCGCCTCAACCTTCAGAGTGTCTCCCGCCACGCGCGCAGAGCTCCTGATTGCCACACCGAAGACAGCGCAGGCCGTTGTCGCGGCAATTGGTGATTTCTACACATGGAAGCTTGCAGTTCGCGTCTATGGAAATGATTCCCGTGGATCTTGGACAACG CTGGTCGCAACAGTCCTAAATCCCTGGCAATGGTTCTGCTCCACTAGAACCCTGTCGAACTGTCTTGAAACAACGATCACCATTGTTGCGTTGGAACTATGGCCATGGCAATGGTCGGTAGGCTCTACAGCCGGTGATCGCCGCTACAAAAATGCTACCAATCAAATGAGGGGCACTAACAGGGACCAAAGTGAGATTCTTAG CCTCCACAAATGTCTGCCGCTGGCGGCACTCGCATGCATACTACGACCGACCAATATTCTCGTTTGGGCAACCCTGGCCAGCCTCGCTTGGCTTCGGACCTCTTGGCCCCAACGCAAGATTTTTATTTTGCAAGTCATAGTTTGCGG ATCGGCAATTCTTGCGGTGTCTTCGGTTGCGGACCGTCTCTTCTATGGAATTTGGACCTTCCCACCGCTCAGATTCCTATACTTCAACATTGCGCAGTCACTGGCTGTCTTCTATGGCAGCAATGACTGGCATTATTATATCTCCCAGGGTTATCCACTTCTACTTACCACTCTATTACCTTTTGCGGTCATTGGTTTATATACAACCTTGACAGCTCGGAATTCTACAGCGGGAGACAGCTTGCAGGCGGCGATCCAAGTACAATTGGCGATAGTCTGCCTTCTGATGCCATTTGTCCTCTCTTTGATCTCTCATAAGGAAGTGCGCTTCATCTACCCATTGCTGCCCTGTCTGCACATCCTGGCTGCGCCGCCTTTGGAGCAGTTTTTTTCCCCAGCCATCTACTCGCGGACAAACCCGCGTCACACTCCTCGCAGGTTAATTCTCATCTTTCTCGTGCTTGTAAACGTGGTCATTGCGCTATATACTACTCTCTATCACGCGTCAGGAACACTTGACGTCCTCTCCTATCTCCGTCAGCAGCACCAAGCACACTCGGTACCAACACCAAAAAGACGATCAAACTCAATTTCTGAAGTCGGAATATCTGCTGGCTTTTTGATGCCCTGCCACAGCACACCATGGCGCTCTCATCTTGTCTACCCAACAATAAGTGCTTGGGCCCTTTCCTGCGAGCCCCCGATCGATCTCAATGCAACCCAGAAAGCCGTTTACCGAGACGAAGCAGACCAATTTTACGACGACCCTGATCAATTCCTACGCCAGAACATGGCGGGTGGTCTCCGTCACCTCCCTCGACGACCCAGCTACATCGCTGCCACTCATCATTCTGCATCAGGAAAGACCTCCGACAAGACCCTTGTACATGAATGGCCCGATTATCTCATCTTTTTTGCCCAGCTCGAGCCAACCCTCCACACCCTGCTGCGCGGTTCACACTATGACGAGTGCTGGCGAACCTTCAACACAGCCTGGCACGACGACTGGCGTCGTCGCGGTGACATCGTAGTATGGTGCTTGGACAGGGTCGAGCAGGACGCCTGGCGCTCCAATACCCAACGCCACGCGCAGCAAAGCCGAGACAAGCAATTCGATCGTATCGTGGAAGCCTTCAAGCAAGAGGGGCGCAAGCAGAAAGAGAAGTCGTGGATGGGATTCCACGCGTCTTCGACGCCTTGGTCCGCATCGCCGCCTCCATTTTTAGCATCCTGGCGACGTTCAGTGAAGTCTTTTTTCTCGTCACCTCCAAAATCTTCGAtttcttggccttggcgtCCCCCCACTCGTTGGGAGACCTTTGTGGCGAGGCTGTCATTCTCGAAGCAGAAGCCTAGTTGGCTTTCTTGGTTGCCCTCTTGGTTGGGCGGAGCTAAAAAGAGACCCACAGAAACGGAGTTGTGGTCTTGA
- a CDS encoding L-ornithine aminotransferase Car2, putative has translation MATNGPFSHYHAASSAEAIESEKEYAAHNYHPLPVVFARAQGTSVWDPEGRHYLDFLSAYSAVNQGHCHPKLIAALVDQASRVTLSSRAFYNDVFPRFAKFVTSYFGFDMVMPMNTGAEAVETGIKIARKWGYKVKGIPENKAVILSAENNFHGRTFAAISLSSDPESRENYGPYLPGIGCTIPGTEKPIAYNDKAALREAFEAAGPNLAAFLVEPIQGEAGIVVPDPDYLQEARALCDKHNVLLICDEIQTGIARTGKLLCHEWSGIKPDLVLLGKAISGGMYPVSCVLGSKDVMLTIEAGTHGSTYGGNPLGCAVAIRALEVVREENMVERAEQLGHLFRNGLVAINSPVIQTVRGKGLLNAIVIDESKTNGHTAWDLCMLMKEKGLLAKPTHQNIIRLAPPLVITEEEIQKALDIIKDAVADLPKLKGASEDQIIPPTEKKVKIDLEN, from the exons ATGGCTACTAACGGGCCTTTCTCCCACTACCATgctgcttcttctgctgAGGCTATTGAGTCCGAGAAGGAATATGCTGCCCATAACTACCACCCTCTTCCCGTGGTCTTTGCCCGAGCTCAGGGTACTTCAGTCTGGGACCCTGAAGGCCGTCACTACCTTGACTTCCTCTCCGCCTACTCCGCTGTGAACCAAGGCCACTGCCACCCCAAGTTGATTGCTGCACTGGTAGACCAAGCTTCGCGAGTAACTCTGAGCTCCCGTGCATTCTACAATGACGTTTTCCCTCGATTTGCCAAGTTTGTTACCAGCTACTTTGGCTTTGACATGGTGATGCCTATGAACACTGGCGCCGAGGCCGTCGAGACCGGTATCAAAATCGCCCGTAAATGGGGGTACAAGGTCAAGGGAATTCCAGAAAACAAAGCCGTCATTTTGAGTGCAGAGAATAACTTCCATGGGCGTACA TTTGCCGCCATTTCCCTATCCTCCGACCCCGAGTCACGCGAGAATTACGGTCCTTATCTTCCCGGTATCGGATGCACGATCCCAGGAACCGAGAAGCCTATCGCCTACAATGACAAGGCAGCTCTCCGCGAGGCGTTCGAGGCGGCCGGCCCCAACCTCGCTGCTTTCCTCGTCGAGCCCATCCAGGGTGAGGCTGGCATTGTTGTCCCCGACCCAGACTACCTGCAGGAGGCCCGGGCACTCTGTGACAAGCACAATGTGCTACTGATCTGCGACGAGATCCAGACTGGTATCGCGCGCACGGGCAAGCTGCTGTGTCACGAGTGGAGCGGAATCAAGCCCGACCTTGTCTTGCTCGGCAAGGCCATCTCGGGCGGTATGTACCCAGTTTCTTGCGTGCTGGGTAGCAAGGACGTCATGCTCACGATCGAGGCCGGTACCCATGGTTCGACCTACGGTGGCAACCCACTTGGCTGTGCCGTTGCTATTCGCGCGCTTGAAGTCGTGCGCGAGGAGAACATGGTGGAGCGTGCGGAGCAGCTCGGCCACTTGTTCCGGAATGGGCTGGTGGCTATCAATAGTCCAGTCATCCAGACAGTACGTGGAAAGGGTCTGCTCAATGCCATAGTCATTGATGAGTCGAAGACAAATGGACATACCGCTTGGGATCTGTGCATGTTGATGAAGGAGAAGGGTCTACTG GCCAAACCTACCCACCAGAACATCATTCGCCTTGCTCCTCCGCTGGTCATCACGGAGGAGGAAATCCAAAAGGCGCTTGACATCATCAAGGATGCTGTGGCAGACCTTCCGAAGCTTAAGGGCGCATCCGAGGACCAGATCATACCCCCTacggagaagaaggtcaagaTTGACCTTGAGAACTAG